The Gordonia mangrovi genome includes the window GGCGGCCTCAACCGTCCTCGGTCTGCTCGGCGCCCTGCTGGGCTACTGGGTCTTCACCGGACTCCTCGGCATCGGCGACGAGGACAAGTTCGACTGGGGCGGAATCATCGGCGCCCTGATCGGCTCGATCATCGTTGTCGCCGTTGGGTCGGCGATCATCAAGCGCACCGGCGCCGGTCGCGTCTGACGACACAACCGTTCTGA containing:
- a CDS encoding GlsB/YeaQ/YmgE family stress response membrane protein; translated protein: MDIGSLIAALLLGFVCGAIARALVPNDAFKAMSGWKSWAASTVLGLLGALLGYWVFTGLLGIGDEDKFDWGGIIGALIGSIIVVAVGSAIIKRTGAGRV